The Syngnathus typhle isolate RoL2023-S1 ecotype Sweden linkage group LG6, RoL_Styp_1.0, whole genome shotgun sequence genome has a window encoding:
- the c2cd3 gene encoding C2 domain-containing protein 3 encodes MKSRKQASVKAAGLTKPKALCDAPASTSLPPLVEGELRGFLRVSVSRLRWSVARPTPATRVRLRWWGESSDGTLFIPRDDAAPSRRSGQTTARFPVRCGTKQLTSYLADMGNLVLEVLSKQDCLPVAHARVPDISRLSQSQPITGFYALVSPANKKLGQLEVSLHLEPVSGACRKRTDLSGNVPHVAALDKAPPPATDKSYVSSGGNTFRGKDGPQTHRDETVENFKLQANGQKEDARPRNDILSVILERGSKLRDAMLVSALKSDMDAAPVLKDLQLPLQRDNARAPSMPSEVVLEKVPHAQADDEVGDRRRRLGSSPDLDLRAVDLLLGRSKTPPPWQGEGSFPDTLSIHSSASGDSELGDPQYDHSLLENLFYKTPMSDLRADEAAADGQGQTESLSATAKQLRPPAATTGDDVAAELQSASTDFGTSLSQERLTFLSFMRLVKVTVCSVSVPACCASPPTEKPPSKSLLRRKKCTYFVEYSFPKTSSSGRHGRSVVPGVEVTRAASSNVTEGVVSFNQLSVFPVRFSKSTVEVWWSTELLFRIYVRKNDQKKAVVVGEASHPLRCLLQSQRLSQSLTLPVRAVDGAARQLCLLKVLLELSTSNRDSEMCEKREDSSTQSPPRESSQCLEFCSEDSAPNVPLGRRSAVTLPPREAPEVLLHTLLMVPDGRNFTGGPAQAVNVYLNCKMFCCDEVARSVVSWGRANPSFNFVQVTPVALTAHLLERMRNNVMVIEVWQKTGGSGHEGLLGLVKLPLHQFYMSFRDPKIAQLLLQAQYPVLGVDCYMPVVDVFSGGCRGSLRVTLAMGLCEQVLALQRARDEEGETPGRPPLRPLGPLEHQPGLPAKAAGYFRAGDSSAASLASRARAMTEHVFVIRVEKVTGLTPPQSTVWGEADCYVQYAFPCQEGADVDAALHEYDTDLKPFRTTTALCVPDPVLGHTETHALLAPEGVPVQKLLLSSLSGQGLSGGGGVHFEVRCRYYYPNVREELVAKGILPLSKLCAMVTMQGRQASADARMFSIPLLPTADHLAAHQPVPSGLLDVCVRYNYRPVRADPPAAARGPASCPVTLMLRVHRACGLQAAARAVAQHDESYDYFASVGVNSYVSVRLSFLPDDEPTCTRVAARTFCPEFEHLAEVRCHALVHKSGGETRSLAEQLAEAWAVFAVWNKDSRRGATCRPPDVMLGTVKIQLVDLLRKTTGISGWFGISAARESPQSQHASVGGLEISIGFAHHSERERLIRVARDLGWDPTRAQVDCEELGAWELSARKLSLTLSVPRAWLPLRCLLLPGHDSLQRSTYCYLRYKFYEHEAFCSHMKHPCAGEATEGDRATVTFQGSRTLELMSSQPLLWYLREERLEVQVWVAFQKDKGQRPRDTDRLLGSAFVDLSSLAKAHGHKLTLSGVYPLFRRSAADLQGAALRVHISLTADGHFPTAEDPPADSDSQEETLVEEPAAPTVSLAPTVSPTVPPTVPPTVPPTVPPTVPPTVPPTVPRSPTALPPSPMALPPLPQPTLSQTTQDDASSHAAQVMSDDLSFPVTLAVHGAKNLSLNGESGEGTPRCYVSYVVADSAEPVSTAVAAQTDRPVWDHQRDCRLSKRLLLDPQQSLVFKVWHKGVAEAERAIGFASVDLTPLLCGLRSLCGWYNVTDFGGHCRGQLKVSVQPLEWVQDLRGQRKAVAADAEPSSQLVPRTYRTSATYSSFPSHISRYPEQHISSPERVDAVFAQSSPPSESERHHEHMQKVRLHHESLQEQSGLHSGSGDELTCSSSLLFSTISGQVKPSISTRRKIMSEQDNIQRYFSSKIAPPAFLTPSEPDERESDEGGAPGLLVTSRRDVEGQSQEAIGSVPRSRSAKEKHADATSSPRAASSRRPSFPASQSEERESEEAETTDGDGECPSRCSSDEEEDYEEVVVEPRPLNELPISTHKSVMQNSVPSHPDQSRTESSGGQEAVAHDRPPDSMDESSEDASISPSEDDAVGAGAGGSAPPKQVSLPNFFLPSQQLEASLRVVRLAPSFSNPSGDTERGPPQIPRRGPRHCPDMSPTSRKRQTERNGSLGGLL; translated from the exons ATGAAAAGCCGAAAACAGGCCTCGGTCAAAGCCGCCGGGCTGACGAAGCCGAAAG CCCTGTGCGACGCGCCGGCCTCCACCAGCCTGCCCCCCCTCGTGGAAGGAGAGCTGCGCGGCTTCCTGCGCGTGAGCGTGAGCCGTCTGCGCTGGAGCGTGGCCAGGCCCACGCCGGCGACGCGGGTGCGTCTGCGCTGGTGGGGGGAGTCGTCGGACGGCACGCTCTTCATCCCCCGGGATGACGCGGCTCCCTCGCGCAGGAGCGGCCAAACCACGGCGCGCTTCCCCGTGCGCTGCGGCACCAAGCAGCTCACCTCCTACCTGGCAG ATATGGGCAACTTGGTGCTGGAAGTGTTGAGCAAGCAAGATTGTCTTCCCGTCGCACACGCTCGAGTGCCGGACATCTCTCGCCTCTCCCAGTCGCAGCCCATCACCGGATTTTACGCCCTGGTGTCACCCGCCAACAAGAAGCTCGGCCAGTTGGAG GTTTCGCTCCATTTGGAGCCTGTGTCCGGAGCGTGCCGCAAGCGCACCGATTTAAGCGGCAACGTTCCTCACGTGGCCGCCCTTGACAAGGCTCCGCCTCCCGCCACTGACAAATCGTACGTGAGCAGCGGTGGAAACACGTTCAG AGGGAAAGATGGCCCGCAGACGCATCGAGATGAGACCGTGGAGAACTTCAAGTTGCAAGCAAACGGTCAAAAAGAGGACGCTCGGCCGAGAAATGACATCCTGTCAG TCATTTTGGAGCGCGGCAGCAAACTTCGGGACGCTATGCTTGTGTCAGCGTTGAAAAGCGACATGGACGCCGCCCCGGTTCTCAAAGACCTCCAACTGCCTCTGCAGAGGGACAACGCCAGAGCGCCGTCCAT GCCCTCCGAAGTGGTCCTTGAAAAGGTCCCGCACGCCCAGGCCGACGACGAGGTCGgagaccgccgccgccgcctcggtTCTTCGCCTGACCTGGATCTCAGAGCTGTGGATCTCCTCCTCGGCAG GTCGAAGACTCCGCCTCCGTGGCAGGGCGAGGGCTCCTTCCCCGACACTCTGTCCATTCACAGCAGCGCGAGCGGAGACAGCGAGCTTGGAGACCCGCAGTACGATCACAGCTTGCTGGAAAATCTCTTCTACAAAACCCCC ATGTCAGATTTGAGAGCAGACGAGGCAGCCGCCGACGGCCAAGGGCAGACCGAGAGTCTGTCGGCGACAGCCAAACAGTTGAGGCCGCCCGCGGCCACGACGGGCGACGA CGTCGCCGCGGAGCTTCAAAGTGCCTCGACGGATTTCGGCACTTCTCTGAGTCAGGAGCGGCTGACCTTTCTGAGTTTCATGCGACTGGTCAAAGTGACCGTCTGCTCCGTGAGCGTGCCGGCGTGCTGCGCCAGCCCCCCGACCGAGAAGCCCCCGAGCAAATCGCTGTTACGTCGAAAGAAGTG CACCTATTTTGTGGAGTACAGCTTCCCCAAGACCTCCTCCTCGGGTCGACACGGCCGAAGCGTGGTGCCAGGGGTGGAGGTGACCAGAGCCGCTTCCAGTAACGTCACAGAAGGAG TGGTGAGCTTCAATCAGCTCTCTGTGTTTCCCGTCCGCTTCAGCAAATCCACGGTGGAAGTCTGGTGGTCAACCGAGCTCCTTTTTCGAATTTACGTGCGAAAAAATGACCAAAAGAAA GCCGTCGTCGTGGGAGAGGCCTCTCATCCGCTGCGATGTCTGCTGCAGAGCCAACGGCTCAGCCAGTCGCTGACGCTGCCGGTGCGCGCCGTGGACGGCGCTGCGCGACAACTCTGTCTTCTCAAG GTGCTGCTCGAACTTTCCACCAGCAACAGAGACTCTGAAATGTGTGAGAAAAGAGAGGATTCGTCCACACAGAGTCCACCTCGAGAGTCCTCGCAATGCCTCGAGTTTTGCTCGGAAGACTCGGCCCCGAACGTTCCTCTCGGTCGACGCTCGGCGGTCACCCTTCCCCCGAGGGAAGCGCCCGAGGTCCTGCTGCACACGCTGCTGATGGTGCCGGACGGCAGGAACTTCACCGGCGGGCCGGCGCAGGCCGTCAACGTGTATTTGAACTGCAAGATGTTCTGCTGCGACGAGGTGGCCAGGTCTGTGGTCAGCTGGGGACGCGCCAACCCTTCTTTTAACTTTGTCCAG GTAACTCCCGTGGCTTTGACGGCGCACTTACTGGAGCGGATGAGGAACAACGTGATGGTGATCGAAGTTTGGCAGAAGACGGGCGGCTCCGGCCACGAGGGACTCCTCGGTCTCGTGAAGCTGCCTCTACACCAGTTCTACATGTCATTCAG GGATCCAAAGATCGCCCAGCTCCTTCTGCAGGCGCAGTACCCCGTTTTAGGGGTGGACTGCTACATGCCGGTGGTGGACGTGTTCTCGGGTGGCTGCCGAGGCAGCCTCCGGGTCACGCTGGCCATGGGCCTCTGCGAGCAGGTGCTCGCCCTGCAGCGCGCCAGGGACGAAGAGGGCGAGACGCCGGGCCGCCCGCCCCTCAGACCCCTTGGCCCGCTCGAGCACCAGCCCGGCCTGCCCGCCAAG GCGGCAGGCTACTTCCGGGCGGGGGACTCCAGCGCTGCCTCTCTCGCGTCGCGGGCACGAGCGATGACCGAGCACGTGTTCGTGATCAGAGTGGAAAAGGTGACGGGCCTGACTCCCCCGCAGTCGACGGTGTGGGGGGAGGCCGACTGTTACGTCCAGTACGCCTTCCCCTGCCAGGAAGGCGCCGATGTGGACGCCGCGCTCCACGAGTACG ACACGGACCTGAAGCCTTTTCGCACCACCACCGCCTTGTGCGTGCCCGACCCAGTGTTGGGCCACACAGAGACGCACGCCCTCTTGGCTCCTGAAGGCGTTCCCGTTCAGAAGCTCCTGCTCAGCTCTCTTTCCGGCCAGGGTCTGAGCGGCGGCGGGGGTGTCCATTTTGAAGTGCGGTGCAG ATACTATTATCCCAATGTGCGAGAGGAGCTGGTGGCCAAAGGAATTTTGCCCTTGTCCAAGCTGTGCGCCATGGTCACCATGCAGGGACGGCAAGCTTCCGCCGACGCCCGGATGTTTTCCATACCCCTGCTCCCCACAGCGGACCACTTGGCGGCACATCAGCCTGTACCCTCTG GCCTCCTGGACGTGTGCGTTCGCTACAACTACCGGCCGGTGAGAGCGGATCCGCCCGCCGCCGCCAGAGGACCCGCCTCCTGTCCTGTGACCCTCATGCTTCGAGTGCACAGAGCGTGCGGTTTGCAAGCAGCGGCCAG AGCCGTAGCCCAGCACGACGAAAGCTACGACTACTTTGCCAGCGTGGGCGTCAACTCCTACGTGAGCGTCCGCTTGTCCTTCTTACCCGACGACGAGCCCACGTGCACCCGCGTGGCCGCCAGGACCTTCTGCCCCGAGTTTGAGCACCTGGCCGAGGTGCGCTGCCACGCGCTGGTCCACAAGAGCGGCGGTGAAACCCGCAGCCTGGCCGAGCAGCTGGCCGAAGCTTGGGCCGTCTTCGCCGTCTGGAATAAAGACAGCCGCCGAG GTGCGACTTGCAGGCCTCCAGATGTGATGTTGGGCACAGTGAAAATCCAGCTGGTGGACCTCCTGCGGAAAACGACAG GTATTTCCGGCTGGTTCGGCATCTCCGCTGCCCGGGAATCTCCTCAAAGTCAGCACGCGTCGGTCGGCGGCTTGGAGATCTCCATCGGCTTCGCCCACCACTCGGAGCGGGAGCGGCTCATTCGCGTGGCTCGGGATTTGGGCTGGGATCCGACCCGGGCTCAGGTGGACTGTGAGGAGCTGGGCGCCTGGGAGCTGAGCGCCAGGAAGTTATCCCTGACCTTGTCCGTACCCAGAGCCTGGTTACCGCTCCGCTGCCTGCTCCTGCCGGGCCACGATTCCCTGCAGCGCTCCACCTACTGTTACCTCCGTTACAAGTTCTACGAGCACGAGGCCTTCTGCTCGCACATGAAGCACCCGTGCGCCGGCGAGGCGACCGAGGGCGACCGGGCCACCGTGACCTTCCAGGGGAGTCGCACGCTGGAGCTGATGAGCTCGCAGCCGCTCCTGTGGTACCTTCGAGAGGAGAGGCTGGAGGTCCAGGTGTGGGTGGCTTTCCAGAAGGACAAAGGCCAGAGGCCCCGGGACACGGACCGCCTGCTGGGCTCCGCCTTTGTCGATCTGTCCTCGCTCGCCAAGGCTCACGGGCACAAGTTGACTCTCAGTG GCGTGTATCCGCTGTTCAGGCGCTCGGCGGCAGACCTGCAGGGCGCCGCGCTGCGGGTGCACATCAGCCTGACCGCCGACGGTCACTTTCCGACGGCGGAAGACCCCCCGGCGGACTCCGACAGCCAGGAAGAAACCTTAGTCGAGGAGCCGGCAGCGCCGACGGTGTCGCTGGCGCCAACGGTGTCGCCAACGGTGCCGCCAACGGTGCCGCCAACGGTGCCGCCAACGGTGCCGCCAACGGTGCCGCCAACGGTGCCGCCAACGGTGCCGCGGTCGCCAACGGCACTGCCGCCGTCGCCAATGGCACTGCCGCCGCTGCCTCAACCGACCCTAAGCCAAACCACCCAAGATGACGCCTCGTCGCACGCGGCCCAAGTGATGAGTGACGACTTATCGTTCCCGGTCACGCTTGCTGTGCACGGGGCCAAGAACCTCAGTCTAAATG GCGAGAGCGGCGAAGGGACGCCACGCTGCTACGTCTCGTACGTCGTCGCCGACTCTGCGGAACCCGTATCCACGGCCGTGGCGGCCCAAACCGACCGGCCCGTGTGGGACCACCAACGCGACTGCCG GCTGTCCAAGCGGCTCCTCCTCGACCCTCAACAGAGCTTGGTGTTCAAAGTGTGGCACAAAGGCGTCGCCGAAGCGGAGCGGGCCATCGGTTTCGCCTCTGTCGACCTGACCCCGTTGCTGTGCGGCCTGCGCTCGCTGTGCGGCTGGTACAACGTCACCGACTTCGGCGGCCATTGCCGCGGCCAGCTCAAAGTGAGCGTCCAGCCGCTGGAATGGGTGCAGGACCTCCGAGGGCAGAGGAAAGCAGTCGCGGCGGACGCCGAG CCTTCATCGCAGTTGGTGCCTCGCACTTACCGGACCAGCGCCACCTACAGCAGCTTCCCTTCCCACATCAGTCGATACCCCGAGCAGCACATCTCCTCACCCGAGCGCGTGGACGCCGTCTTTGCCCAAAG CTCGCCGCCCAGTGAGAGCGAGCGCCACCACGAGCACATGCAAAAGGTGCGTCTTCATCATGAGAGCCTTCAAGAGCAGTCCGGCCTTCACTCGGGCAGCGGCGATGAGCTCACTTGCTCCAGCTCTCTGCTCTTCTCCACAATCAG CGGTCAAGTTAAACCAAGCATCTCAACACGCAGGAAGATTATGAGCGAGCAAGACAACATCCAGAGATATTTCAGCAGCAAGATTGCGCCGCCCGCCTTCCTGACGCCCTCCGAGCCAGACGAGCGGGAGTCCGACGAGGGTGGCGCGCCGGGGCTTCTCGTCACGTCCCGACGCGACG TTGAAggtcaaagccaagaagccattGGCTCCGTCCCCCGTAGTAGGTCAGCCAAAGAGAAGCACGCAGACGCCACCTCCAGCCCACGCGCCGCTTCCTCCCGCCGGCCGTCGTTTCCGGCCTCTCAGTCTgaggaaagagagagcgaggaaGCGGAAACCACCGACGGCGATGGGGAATGTCCATCACGGTGCAGCagcgacgaggaggaggattaCGAGGAAGTGGTGGTGGAGCCCAGGCCTTTGAACGAGCTGCCCATTTCCACCCATAAGAGCGTTATGCAGAATAGCGTCCCGTCACACCCGGACCAGAGTCGGACCGAATCCAGCGGGGGACAAGAAGCCGTCGCTCATGACCGCCCCCCCGACAGCATGGACGAGTCATCGGAGGACGCCTCGATCTCTCCGAGCGAGGACGACGCGGTGGGCGCCGGCGCCGGGGGTTCCGCACCGCCCAAACAAGT CTCGCTTCCCAACTTTTTCCTGCCCTCTCAGCAGCTGGAGGCCTCGCTGAGAGTGGTACGCTTGGCGCCCTCCTTCTCCAATCCATCCGGCGACACA GAGCGCGGTCCGCCTCAAATTCCTCGCAGGGGTCCTCGGCACTGTCCCGACATGTCGCCCACTTCCAGGAAGAGGCAGACGGAAAG AAATGGCAGTTTGGGCGGGCTGCTATAA
- the LOC133155616 gene encoding diablo homolog, mitochondrial-like: protein MQAVSSRSTRSARTGGRLLASRRDLHSRREAASARLLSTAGVLLSSREWSAKPSLLAQQMCASTSAAALSSRSHLDAASSLQQAEQLTHGALIGRATSLVADGTGTLLSQSTFALVDALHGYAEAVHTRIALQRRFLISLGKVSAADEDALQRAISQQKAQVSQHLDQCKRFESTWIKAVDLCQMTAEAASASGSEQASVILTANVQLARSHTQRAREAAAAADKKLAETKVDEIQRMAEYASSLEDADELEIHEAYLRED from the exons ATGCAAGCCGTGTCTTCACGTTCGACACGTTCCGCCCGGACCGGCGGACGACTTTTGGCCTCGCGACGAGACCTTCACAGCAGGAGAGAGGCAGCAAGCGCACGATTGCTCAG CACGGCGGGCGTCCTCTTGAGCAGCAGAGAGTGGTCAGCAAAGCCCAGTTTGCTGGCCCAGCAAATGTGCGCAAGCACAAGCGCGGCGGCGCTTTCCAGCAGGAGCCACCTCGACGCCGCTTCGTCCTTGCAG CAAGCGGAGCAGCTGACGCACGGCGCCCTGATCGGAAGGGCCACGTCGCTGGTCGCCGACGGCACCGGCACGCTCCTGTCGCAGAGCACCTTCGCGCTGGTCGACGCCCTCCACGGCTACGCTGAG GCCGTGCACACGCGCATCGCTCTGCAAAGACGTTTCCTGATCTCGCTGGGGAAAGTCAGCGCGGCCGACGAGGACGCGCTTCAGCGGGCCATCTCTCAACAGAAGGCGCAG gtcagccagcatctggaCCAATGCAAACGCTTCGAGAGCACCTGGATCAAGGCCGTCGACTTGTGCCAAATGACGGCGGAGGCAGCGAGCGCGTCCG GGTCGGAGCAGGCCTCCGTCATCTTGACGGCCAACGTGCAGCTGGCGCGCTCGCACACCCAGCGAGCCcgcgaggcggcggcggcggcggacaaGAAGCTGGCCGAGACCAAAGTGGACGAGATCCAGAGGATGGCCGAGTACGCCTCCTCCCTGGAGGACGCTGACGAGCTGGAGATACACGAGGCCTACCTGAGAGAAGACTGA
- the LOC133155322 gene encoding odorant receptor 131-2-like has protein sequence MAGNSSLVGRVDLQAKSNFNSIINFIQVLMAVFLAINVFQLVALFSKEQFTSSTRYILFGNMLLNDCWFLLVSNLLLLFYFFDVATDLRLCLLIYFFLAISNMATACTLTAMTLERYVAVCVPLRHADLCSGRRALGAVALIGAVSSVPCAVFFTAILPSVIRRNFAEELRCSAQNLEAYPWHNYLRSAMFLLYFMVMAGVIVFCYVRITKAANAASAGDRAASRKGLGTVSLHAFQLLLCLLYLLVPMAEKAIEGQNNTLFQYIRTFNYVVLILTPRCLSPLVYGLRDEMFFKVLKSYALCRRARRESQLVGCRRGRRRGRRCWRLSET, from the coding sequence ATGGCCGGCAACAGCTCGCTGGTGGGGAGGGTTGACCTTCAAGCCAAGTCTAACTTCAACAGCATCATAAACTTTATCCAAGTTCTGATGGCCGTCTTCCTCGCCATCAACGTCTTCCAGCTGGTGGCTTTGTTCTCCAAGGAGCAGTTTACGTCGTCCACGCGCTACATCCTGTTCGGCAACATGCTGCTCAACGACTGCTGGTTCCTGCTGGTGAGCAACCTGCTGCTCCTCTTCTACTTCTTTGACGTGGCCACCGATCTGCGGCTGTGCCTGCTCATCTACTTCTTCCTGGCCATCTCCAACATGGCCACGGCGTGCACCTTGACCGCCATGACCCTGGAACGCTACGTGGCCGTGTGCGTGCCCCTGCGGCACGCCGACCTGTGCTCCGGCCGGCGAGCCCTGGGCGCCGTGGCGCTCATCGGCGCCGTGAGCTCCGTACCTTGCGCGGTGTTCTTCACGGCCATCCTCCCGTCGGTGATCCGGCGCAACTTTGCGGAGGAGCTCAGGTGCAGCGCTCAAAACCTAGAAGCGTACCCGTGGCACAACTATCTGAGGTCGGCCATGTTTCTCCTGTACTTCATGGTCATGGCCGGCGTCATCGTCTTCTGCTACGTGCGCATCACGAAGGCGGCCAACGCGGCGTCGGCCGGGGACCGGGCGGCGTCCCGGAAAGGTCTGGGCACGGTGAGCCTTCACGCCTTTCAGCTGCTCCTGTGCCTCTTGTACCTGCTGGTCCCCATGGCGGAGAAGGCCATCGAGGGCCAGAACAACACCTTGTTCCAGTACATCCGCACCTTCAACTACGTGGTGTTGATTCTCACCCCGCGCTGCCTGAGCCCTTTGGTCTACGGCCTCAGGGATGAGATGTTCTTTAAGGTGCTCAAGTCGTACGCGCTCTGCAGGCGTGCTAGGCGGGAAAGCCAGCTTGTAGGTTGTCGCCGCGGGCGCCGCCGCGGGCGCCGCTGTTGGCGGCTTTCCGAGACGTAA